One part of the Streptomyces ferrugineus genome encodes these proteins:
- a CDS encoding DUF4350 domain-containing protein — protein MTTEATLPSTSASPSARQVWTRARGIALALVVLLAAAVVIATIRSDARHGALDPRSADPKGSRAVAELLTDRGVDTRVVTTLDEARAATTANSTLLVAAPDLLTHRQQSLLRSATAGSEGRTVLVAPGSWSVERLAPGVTADPATSLDSELAPDCALPAARRAGTADLGGVRYTTTHLDADECYPSDRLATLLRIPENDGDGDTVVLGAPDILHNERLDEQGNASLALQLLGSRPHLVWYLPSLSDTSAADEDDERSFFDLLPSGWLWGTLQLFLAAALAALWRARRLGPLVPEKLPVAIRASETVEGRARLYRKANARDRAAAALRSTTRTRLAPLVGVPVSQAHAPEALLPALSAHLHNHGDGQTLHTLLFGPPPSDDAALISLADQLDALEREVRRP, from the coding sequence ATGACCACCGAGGCCACGCTCCCGTCCACCTCGGCCTCGCCCAGCGCACGCCAGGTGTGGACCCGCGCGCGAGGCATCGCCCTCGCCCTCGTGGTCCTGCTGGCGGCGGCCGTCGTGATCGCCACCATCCGCTCCGACGCCCGGCACGGGGCCCTCGACCCACGCTCCGCCGACCCCAAGGGCAGCCGGGCCGTCGCCGAACTCCTCACCGACCGCGGCGTGGACACACGCGTGGTCACCACCCTGGACGAGGCACGCGCCGCGACCACCGCGAACAGCACCCTCCTGGTCGCCGCCCCCGACCTGCTGACCCACCGTCAACAGTCCTTGCTGCGCTCGGCGACAGCCGGCTCCGAAGGCCGCACCGTCCTCGTCGCCCCCGGCAGCTGGTCCGTCGAACGACTCGCCCCCGGAGTCACCGCGGACCCCGCCACCAGCCTCGACTCGGAGCTCGCCCCCGACTGCGCGCTGCCCGCCGCCCGGCGCGCCGGCACCGCCGACCTGGGCGGCGTCCGCTACACCACCACCCACCTCGACGCCGACGAGTGCTACCCCAGCGACCGACTGGCCACCCTCCTGCGCATCCCGGAGAACGACGGGGACGGCGACACCGTCGTCCTCGGCGCACCCGACATCCTCCACAACGAACGTCTCGACGAGCAGGGCAACGCCTCCCTCGCCCTCCAACTCCTCGGCTCCCGGCCCCATCTGGTCTGGTACCTCCCCTCGCTCTCCGACACGTCGGCCGCCGACGAGGACGACGAACGCAGCTTCTTCGACCTGCTCCCCTCGGGCTGGCTCTGGGGCACACTCCAGCTCTTCCTCGCCGCAGCCCTGGCCGCCCTGTGGCGGGCACGCCGACTGGGCCCCCTCGTGCCCGAAAAACTCCCCGTGGCGATCCGCGCCTCCGAAACCGTCGAAGGCCGCGCCCGCCTCTACCGCAAGGCGAACGCCCGCGACCGCGCGGCCGCCGCTCTTCGCTCCACCACCCGCACGCGCCTCGCCCCCCTCGTAGGTGTCCCCGTCTCCCAGGCGCACGCGCCCGAGGCCCTGCTCCCCGCTCTGTCCGCCCATCTCCACAACCACGGAGACGGACAGACCCTGCACACCCTCCTCTTCGGCCCGCCGCCCAGCGACGACGCCGCACTCATCTCCCTCGCCGACCAACTCGACGCCCTCGAAAGAGAGGTACGCCGTCCATGA
- a CDS encoding AAA family ATPase produces the protein MDPTTDNAGNTGDAGTARASLEALRAEIAKAVVGQDPAVTGLVVALLCRGHVLLEGVPGVAKTLLVRALASALELDTKRVQFTPDLMPSDVTGSLVYDTRTAEFSFQPGPVFTNLLLADEINRTPPKTQSSLLEAMEERQVTVDGTPRPLPDPFLVAATQNPVEYEGTYPLPEAQLDRFLLKLTIPLPTRQDEIDVLTRHAEGFNPRDLRAAGVRPVAGPADLEAARMAVAKTTVSPEITAYVVDICRATRESPSLTLGVSPRGATALLATARAWAWLTGRDYVIPDDVKALALPTLRHRVQLRPEAEMEGVTADSVINAILAHVPVPR, from the coding sequence ATGGACCCGACCACTGACAACGCCGGGAACACCGGGGATGCGGGCACCGCCCGGGCCTCCCTGGAAGCCCTGCGCGCCGAGATCGCCAAAGCCGTGGTCGGCCAGGACCCCGCCGTGACCGGCCTCGTCGTCGCCCTCCTCTGCCGCGGACACGTCCTACTAGAAGGAGTCCCCGGGGTCGCCAAAACGTTGCTCGTCCGCGCTCTCGCGTCCGCACTAGAACTCGACACCAAGCGCGTCCAGTTCACCCCCGACCTCATGCCGAGCGATGTGACGGGCTCCCTCGTCTACGACACCCGCACCGCCGAGTTCTCCTTCCAGCCCGGCCCGGTCTTCACCAACCTCCTCCTCGCCGACGAGATCAACCGCACCCCACCGAAGACCCAGTCCTCCCTCCTGGAGGCCATGGAGGAACGCCAGGTCACGGTCGACGGCACCCCTCGCCCACTCCCCGACCCCTTCCTGGTCGCCGCGACCCAGAACCCGGTCGAGTACGAAGGCACGTACCCCCTCCCCGAGGCCCAGCTGGACCGTTTTCTCCTCAAGCTCACGATCCCGCTCCCCACCCGCCAGGACGAGATCGACGTCCTCACCCGCCACGCCGAGGGCTTCAACCCACGCGACCTGCGCGCCGCCGGCGTACGCCCCGTGGCGGGCCCCGCAGACCTCGAGGCGGCACGCATGGCCGTCGCCAAGACGACGGTCTCCCCGGAGATCACGGCCTACGTGGTCGACATCTGCCGAGCCACCCGAGAATCGCCGTCCCTGACCCTGGGCGTCTCGCCCCGAGGCGCCACGGCCCTCCTCGCCACCGCCCGCGCCTGGGCCTGGCTGACCGGCCGCGACTACGTCATCCCCGACGACGTGAAGGCCCTCGCCCTCCCCACTCTCCGCCATCGCGTCCAGCTCCGCCCGGAGGCCGAGATGGAAGGCGTCACCGCCGACTCCGTGATCAACGCGATCCTCGCCCACGTCCCCGTCCCCCGCTGA